From Williamwhitmania taraxaci, the proteins below share one genomic window:
- a CDS encoding C1 family peptidase, whose product MKRSLSLTIIACFFALLVVGQEKETTPPAGYQFSPIKELKITPVKDQNRSGTCWSFSTVAFLESELLRMGKPEVDLSEMWAVRYAYSDKATKFVRLQGGLNFGGGGSFADVIYVLRNYGYVPEVAYSGLQYGQDKHVHGELDALLKDYVDGVIKNPNKQLSTAWHKGFDGILDAYLGPVPEKFTYNGKEYSPKSFGQSLGLNPDDYISLTSYTHHPFYSKFILEVPDNWIWEESYNLPLEDLKRVFSASIENGYTIAWGSDVSEKGFSYNNGVAVVPEANTSEMNESEKLKWSSKTEKERQAMLYSFDKPAMEKTITQELRQKAFDNYQTTDDHGMLIYGSAKDQNGKLYYMVKNSWGAEGKYNGNFYASEAFVLYKTMNIMVHKNAIPADIRKKLGI is encoded by the coding sequence ATGAAAAGAAGTCTATCGCTAACAATTATTGCCTGTTTCTTTGCACTACTTGTAGTAGGACAGGAAAAGGAAACGACCCCACCTGCTGGGTATCAGTTTTCTCCCATTAAGGAATTAAAAATAACTCCAGTAAAAGACCAGAACCGTTCGGGCACTTGCTGGAGTTTTTCAACGGTTGCTTTTCTTGAGTCTGAGCTTTTGCGCATGGGCAAACCAGAGGTAGATCTTTCGGAGATGTGGGCTGTTAGGTACGCTTATTCCGATAAGGCAACCAAGTTTGTCCGTCTACAAGGTGGACTAAATTTTGGTGGTGGTGGAAGTTTTGCCGATGTCATTTATGTTCTTCGGAACTATGGTTATGTTCCCGAAGTGGCATATTCAGGTTTACAGTATGGACAGGATAAGCATGTTCATGGCGAATTAGATGCTTTGCTTAAGGACTATGTCGACGGCGTTATAAAGAACCCTAACAAACAACTTTCAACAGCATGGCATAAGGGATTTGATGGTATTCTCGATGCATATTTGGGCCCTGTACCTGAAAAATTCACCTATAATGGAAAGGAGTATTCTCCAAAAAGTTTCGGACAATCGTTGGGTCTTAACCCAGACGACTATATTTCATTAACATCTTATACCCATCACCCTTTCTACTCAAAGTTTATTCTTGAGGTTCCTGATAACTGGATTTGGGAAGAGTCCTATAATTTGCCTTTGGAAGACTTAAAGCGTGTTTTTTCTGCCTCCATTGAGAATGGCTATACTATTGCTTGGGGATCGGATGTGAGTGAAAAGGGTTTCTCCTATAATAATGGGGTTGCCGTTGTTCCTGAAGCAAACACTTCCGAAATGAATGAATCCGAGAAGTTGAAGTGGTCTTCGAAAACCGAGAAGGAACGCCAAGCAATGCTTTACTCATTCGATAAGCCAGCTATGGAGAAGACAATTACTCAAGAGCTTCGCCAAAAAGCTTTTGATAACTATCAGACTACCGACGACCATGGCATGTTAATTTATGGTAGTGCAAAGGATCAAAACGGAAAACTATATTATATGGTTAAGAATTCGTGGGGCGCCGAAGGAAAGTATAATGGTAATTTTTATGCTTCCGAAGCCTTTGTTCTCTATAAAACGATGAATATCATGGTACATAAGAATGCTATTCCTGCCGATATTCGAAAAAAATTAGGTATTTAG